GAACGGATGGTCTTATAAGATGACGGCAAAGGATCTAAAACCGAGTCCTTCGTATCAAGTCGCACCAAAAGACGCATCTCAGGGTAGTTACTCCCCTTCTCATTACGGTGAGTGTATTCAAAAATAGTGAAACGTTGGAAGATCGTGTACTCCAAAGCCTGGCGCATAAACATCGCATCGGCCTTGTAGGCTCGTGGCCGCGAGCCCAAATAGTCTTCATAAGACTGGATCCGCAGAATGCTGTTTGAGAACAGCAAATCGAGCTGATTAATCATCTCTTTATAGCGCTGAATCGAGTCGGTTTTGAGGATCTGTTGTTCGCGTTCACGGAGGTTATCGTAGACATAAACCGAAATGGCCGTGCCACAAATCAAAGCCAACATCGGGATCCATAAAACCAAACGGCGGAACCTGACTAAACCAAATTTCAGTATTTTCTGTATTTTCTTCGTAGTCATATTGGCAAATCGCATAACCCATTGTTACTGGGGGCTTTTGGAGTGAAGTTAATTGCATTTGAAGGTTTCTTCAATCCATTTTAAAGTGAATATTGAGACAGGATGTTACTGTTTTGTCACATCTGCTCCCTATTTATTGAGACATGAAGGAAAAACGACGTGACGAATGAAGAAAAAGACCTCATCCAAGTGACTGAAGCCCTGAAACGGCTTCCTCATTTTGACAGTGCCGCGTTTATTCAGCTCATTGAGGACACAGGCCCCGTAGTCGCACTCCGGATTTTAGCTCGCTTTGAAATCGGCGTTCAGGAAAGCCTCACTGCGATAAAAAATGGCATTACACAGGAAAACTCGGACTCGATCTGGCAAGCTTGCCATAAAATGACAGGCTCAGCAGAACTCATTGGCTTTAAAGAGTTTGGTGCGAAGTCGCGGAAACTCAATCGCGACGTGAAGGCGCTTCCGGATATTCAGGCGCACTTGGATGAACTGACACATTATTTGCGTGAAGGTGAAGCTCTCTTAGCACATATCAAAGAAAGCTTTCCGCAGTTTAAGAGTTACCTCTAACTTCCGCCTTGTAGCCAACGCTCAAAACGGTTTCGATGCTCACTGAGCTATTCGAGATCTTTCTTCTCAAATGGCTCACATGAGCATCCACAGTTCTCTGAGTGACATGCTTACCGAGGCCCCATACTTGATCCAAAAGCTGATCCCGAGTGAATACCTGGCCTGGGCGTGAAGAAACGATTTTCAGAATCTTGAATTCATACGGCGTCAATTGAACCGTCTCGCGGCCCACCTGTGCGTTCTGGATCTCGACGGACATATTATTTGAATCAATATAGAGATCACCGATTTTGATCTGATTCATATTATCTTGCAACGTGCGAGCAAAACGCAGGCGCGCCTCGATACGGGCGCGGAACTCACTCGCATCAAAAGGTTTTGAAACGTAGTCATCAGCACCAATACCAAACGCCGCGACTTTGCTGATCACATCGTTGTCAGAACTGAGGATAATTATAGGAACCATTTTCGAAGAGAAGGCCTCTTTCAATCCTGGCAAGGCTTTCATTCCATTGCCATCTGGCAAAGAAATATCGAGGAGAACCATATCGAAGCTCTCTCTGCCGTTTTGCAAAAGCTTGAATGCATCATTCAGAGACTCCGCTTGTATCAAAACATGATCACGCAGGACTGAAGTCAAGTAAAGGTAGAATTCCGTACTATCTTCGACACACAAAATTTTCGCCATAATTCGGGCATTTAAGCAGCGAATTAAGAAATCTTCAAATGAAATTAGATAAAAAACAATATTCGTGGGTCATCCTAACTTTAGGTATAAGGAGGTGACCATGAACACGTTGACGGACGATCACAGCAATATGGCGTTATCGTTACTTTACGAAATGCCAAAACCGGTAAAAGTGCTGGTAGTCGAAGACGATAGAATTCAATGGCCACTCTGGGAAAGCATTCTAAAGTCTGCTTATTCGGATGTGGAGATTGACTGGGAGACCACGGAAGCCGGGGCTGAGGCTCTTCTGCGGCATGCCTACCAAAATAACAGCCCGTATAATCTGGTTATTTCAGATATTTTCCTCGAAGGAAGAGACACTGGAATTGACCTCTGGAACCGGTATGGCGAAGCGGCGTATAACTTTGTCTTCGTGAGCGGTCTCACGACAAAAAACTTCGACGCCCTTATGAGTACCATGAGCAATCTACAAGGCGGTGGGCCTTACTATTTAGAAAAGCCCATCACCCCACGTATGGGGAAAGAGGTTTTGAAAAACCTCACTATTCGCAAAGGAGAAATTGCATGATGAATAATATCGAACTTAAAACAGATGTGACCAATATTCCTGGCAGCGAGAAATTTATGAAAACTTGCTTTAATGCCCTGGAACGACTGGCCGCTCTGGCTCCTTCGGACAACAGTATTCAAATGTCCGTGGACCAAAAGGGAGATAATTATCTCGTCGCCATCACCGTGGCTTCGCAAGAGTTGCGCTTTGCACTCGAGACCGCGGCGAAAAGTCCTTTCATGGCCTTGGAACAGGCTTTCAAAGATTCCCTCGACAGAGTGATGAAGTGGTCAACATCGCGCCAACTAAAACTTGCATAAGCAAAGATCCCGTAGAAGTCAGGGCCGGAGTCGTGTGGGACTCCGGCCTTTTTTATTTTGTCATTGGATTGTAGGAGCTTCGTCACACAACATCCCAACTAACACGATAACGCCAACCAATCCTCTAGGCTCAACATTCCTATAAGGAGGAAACAATGACAACGAAGTCAAAAAGCAGCTCGTCCCGTGGTTCACACAAAGAAGGGCGCTCTGCTTCTTCATCTCGCGGAGGATCTTACTCCGGAACAAGGCGCGCTAGCAGCTCCCGTTCTGATGACTCTTATGGCAGCTCTATGCAAAACAGAGATTCATCTTCAAGAATGAATCGCAACGATCGTTCTGACAGGGATCAATCTCAATCATACCGCGGCGATGACTACCGCGAAATGAGCCCTCGACAAGGTCGCGGTTACAGCGAAGACTACGAGAGCGACTCACAGCGAGGCGGACGCTATGGCGGAAGTCAACGCTATGGTTCAGACCAACAACAATATGGCGGTCAAAACTTTGAACAAGACCGTAGCCAATTCAACCGTCCCTCTCGCGGTGGTTACGGGCAAGAACGTCAAGACTATGGCCGCAACTTTGGCCAAGCTGAAGGCGATTATCGTGATGAGTTCCGCAGAGACGAAGGCCGCGGCTATCGCGATGACAATGAAGATTACAACTCTGATGAAACACGTATGGGTTCCAGAAGAGGTTACGGCATGCGTGAAGGCCGTGACTGGGACGAAAGCGATGATACGGAAGCTTACCAAGAAGCTCTTCGCTCTGGAGCCCACGATGAAGACATTGACGAAGATGAAGAGCACACTTCTTCTTCCCGTCGTGGCCCACGCCGCGGTGGCCGCTCTAGTTCCCGCGCAAGACACTAGTTCTTGCTTCAGCCAAAAGCCCGCATGAAAATTGCGGGCTTTTCTTTTCGATTTGTTTCTATTTGTTTTCCAATTTCGTTCTATGGAAGGAGTTCGTATGGCCAAAGTCGGAGAAAAGTTTAAACCCCTGAATCAGCAAACCATCGTGATCACCGGCGCTTCGAGTGGCATAGGACTTGCCACTGCAGAAATGGCGGCAAAAAAACGGGCTCGTGTTGTTATCTCTTCGCGCAACTTCGAAGACCTCGAGCGGATCGCTGAAAAACTGAACTCTCGTGGAGGCAACGTCCTTCCCGTAAGAGCTGACGTCACGAGATACGCAGATCTTGAAAGTCTTGCGGTTCAAGCGGTTGCCGCCTTTGGACCCATCGACACGTGGGTGAATAATGCCGGCGGCTCGATCTATGGACCGCTCTTGGAGATTCCCGAGCAAGAAGAACGCGCACTTTTTGAAATGAATTTCTGGAGTATTCGTAACGGCTGTCACGTCGCTGTGGCATCGATGCGCGACCGCGGCGGCGTCATCATCAATCTTGGCAGTGAAGTTTCAGACCGCTCCATTCCATTGCAAGGCATGTACGCCGCCACCAAACATGCCATCAAAGCTTATACAGACGCACTTCGTATGGAACTTGAACATGATGGCGTTCCGATTGCCGTGAGCCTCATTCGTCCGACAGCGATCAATACGCCATTTCCCGACCATGCCGTCAATCATCTTCGCAACGGCGAACCCTCACTCCCCGATCCGACCTTGCATCCGGACTTCGTTGCCAAAGCTATTCTTGAGTGCGCCGAAAAGCCAAAGCGCGATATCTACGTCGGTCTGCCTTCGAAGATGGCCTCCATCATGGAATTCTTCATGCCTCGGGTAGCCGATAAAGAAAGTGAAAGAAGCGGTTATCAAGGTCAAAGCCGAGGAACCCGCCTTGAGCACTCATCAGAACATGAGGGCCTCAACCATGCTCCGGATCAAGAGGGTGAGCTTCTCGGTCACCACATCGGAAAAACAAAAACCCAAGGAGAAATGAATAACTCCCACATCACCGACTCAAAGAGTCTCCACTAAAAGACGCAAGGAGCGCACCATGAATAAAAAAATTCGTTACGCCGTCGTTGGGCTCGGACACATTGCTCAAGTGGCGATGATTCCCGCTTTTAAAAATGCCCGCAGCAACTCAGAACTTGTCGCCTTGGTTTCAGGCGATCAAAAGAAACTCGACGTTCTTGGAAAACGATACAAGGTACCTCACTTATTTCACTACGCCCAATTTGAAGAAATGCTTGCGCAAGATCTGGTGGATGCAGTTTATATTTCAACCCCGAATGTAATGCATACAGAATTTGCCATTCTTGCTGCACGCTACGGAGTGCATGTTCTTTCTGAAAAGCCCCTGGCCACAACAGAAGAAGAATGCGTAAAGATACTCCGTGCCGCGCGCACTCACAAAATTAAATTCATGACAGCCTACCGCTTGCACTTTGAGCCGGCAAATCTCGAAGTGGTCAACATCGTTAAATCAAAAAAAATCGGCGACCCTCGCTTGTTTGTCTCTTCCTTTACCAATCAGATTAAAGACCGCACCAACATCCGCCTCAAAAAGCAAATGGGTGGCGGTCCAATGTGGGATATCGGCATTTACTGCTTAAATGCTTCTCGTTATCTCTTTCAAGATGAGCCGATCGAAGTCTTTGCAATGAAAGCCTCCGGCTCAGATTCCCGTTTCCGTGAAGTCGAAGAGATGATGACCGTCAGCTTGCGCTTTCCGAAAAAGCGGCTGGCAACGTTTGCTATCAGCTACGGGGCTGAGTCCTGCGCGGTTTTTGACATCTTCGGCTCAAAGGGACATGTAAACTTAGAAAATGCCTACGACTACGCCGAAGACATGAAAATGACAATCACGAAGAATGAGAAAAAAAAGATCCATCAATTTAAAAAACACGATCAGTTCGGGCCCGAGCTCAAATACTTCTCAGATTGTATTTTGAAAAACCGCGAGCCC
The sequence above is drawn from the Bdellovibrionales bacterium genome and encodes:
- a CDS encoding Hpt domain-containing protein — translated: MTNEEKDLIQVTEALKRLPHFDSAAFIQLIEDTGPVVALRILARFEIGVQESLTAIKNGITQENSDSIWQACHKMTGSAELIGFKEFGAKSRKLNRDVKALPDIQAHLDELTHYLREGEALLAHIKESFPQFKSYL
- a CDS encoding response regulator transcription factor → MAKILCVEDSTEFYLYLTSVLRDHVLIQAESLNDAFKLLQNGRESFDMVLLDISLPDGNGMKALPGLKEAFSSKMVPIIILSSDNDVISKVAAFGIGADDYVSKPFDASEFRARIEARLRFARTLQDNMNQIKIGDLYIDSNNMSVEIQNAQVGRETVQLTPYEFKILKIVSSRPGQVFTRDQLLDQVWGLGKHVTQRTVDAHVSHLRRKISNSSVSIETVLSVGYKAEVRGNS
- a CDS encoding response regulator, which gives rise to MNTLTDDHSNMALSLLYEMPKPVKVLVVEDDRIQWPLWESILKSAYSDVEIDWETTEAGAEALLRHAYQNNSPYNLVISDIFLEGRDTGIDLWNRYGEAAYNFVFVSGLTTKNFDALMSTMSNLQGGGPYYLEKPITPRMGKEVLKNLTIRKGEIA
- a CDS encoding SDR family NAD(P)-dependent oxidoreductase, producing the protein MAKVGEKFKPLNQQTIVITGASSGIGLATAEMAAKKRARVVISSRNFEDLERIAEKLNSRGGNVLPVRADVTRYADLESLAVQAVAAFGPIDTWVNNAGGSIYGPLLEIPEQEERALFEMNFWSIRNGCHVAVASMRDRGGVIINLGSEVSDRSIPLQGMYAATKHAIKAYTDALRMELEHDGVPIAVSLIRPTAINTPFPDHAVNHLRNGEPSLPDPTLHPDFVAKAILECAEKPKRDIYVGLPSKMASIMEFFMPRVADKESERSGYQGQSRGTRLEHSSEHEGLNHAPDQEGELLGHHIGKTKTQGEMNNSHITDSKSLH
- a CDS encoding Gfo/Idh/MocA family oxidoreductase gives rise to the protein MNKKIRYAVVGLGHIAQVAMIPAFKNARSNSELVALVSGDQKKLDVLGKRYKVPHLFHYAQFEEMLAQDLVDAVYISTPNVMHTEFAILAARYGVHVLSEKPLATTEEECVKILRAARTHKIKFMTAYRLHFEPANLEVVNIVKSKKIGDPRLFVSSFTNQIKDRTNIRLKKQMGGGPMWDIGIYCLNASRYLFQDEPIEVFAMKASGSDSRFREVEEMMTVSLRFPKKRLATFAISYGAESCAVFDIFGSKGHVNLENAYDYAEDMKMTITKNEKKKIHQFKKHDQFGPELKYFSDCILKNREPEPSAEEGLLDVRVIEAIYESAETGRPVRLDHKRKSVRPSLRQSNRRPMHREPKLVHARAES